The genomic DNA AGAAACTGATAAACcagaaataaattttcaaattaaaactaATCAACCATTTTTTTATGATGATTAAATTATCTAACAATTACATGATTTACCTAGTGACTggtcaatatttattttctcattaaattttCAAGCTAGTTTGTTATAGTAATTATTAAATTCACAATAagacaattatttataaataaataaataaaggaggTTATTTTTCTTCCAGAAAGGCAAGGAtaactttcaaaataatttttttgagagaaataaatattggctttaaaatttagatattcaACTTTTCACGCAACGAGAATGGTATACTTTTAAGCTTTGacctttttagttttttataagaaaatgtgGAAAGTGTAAGGTTTGTTTAGATTGGGGttatttaatttggtttgatttggttatgaattattttttatattactggttgaattttaaaaaatattaatatttaataaaagaaaaactttattgatgaagagacatatgaaatgatattattgacatttaataatagaaaataaataaactaactaagatattttttaaaacataatgaGTAATATCGAACTACCATATTTTGCTTAGAAAGCGGTCTCTCAAACATAGCTATGCTACATTactatacattattttatttaatgaattttaaattattataagttgcatttttttaaaatctaactaaacaatttaaatttatttattttttcttaaaaaaattatttcattaaagaaAGTTCGTTTATGGAAAcgataaaattgaaaaagacaaaaagcgaagataaaatacaaaataaaaaagagaaaaatagtATAACACAAACAAGACCCTAAGTAAGAAACCAAATCCAATTGTGGTTATTCAAATATGCtactttgattttttattataaaatgttattttatttaagaaaatgtttaaatttgtttttctaatatattttttttaatgtatacactaagatataaataatattattcaaatttatcgATAAATCATGAGTGCCCAAAGTCAAACTTTAAGAGATAagtgaaaatataataagttatttaaataattatatacttCTCTTcaactctttaatttttttttttttttttgactttttttttaaattaaaatgaaaagaaaaaggttagccaattatttaaacatttttttaaagtaaataacACCAACTACCAACTACCAACTACCACAGTACTATTTTAGTTTTCATCTTGTTTGacattcttttaaataaatcatcatTCAACACAATCCCAAAATTATCAttcaaacttttataaaaaccagatacaaaattattgttattttatcttaatatttgtaatcttaatatatttattaagatGAGTTGTGATAACgatggaaacatttttttttacaaaaaaaaatattaaataagttgtgTATCTCATTCTGATGAAATGTTAAAGGGAAAGTCGAATAGTAAGAGCGCCAAGGGCCACTTTTCACATaaataccaaataaaaaaaataaatgacattaataattaaaatatatattaacataatatttaaccaattaaattaaaatatttttattaattataatataaaattattatatttatttaatataatataaaatatatctagtgaaacaaaaataaatatatttatttcattcaaaattctaaacctTAAGGGCTACcgttaaaaataatgtattgaGAGAGAACACCGAATGCTAAATTTCATTCATTTgcataatttaaaacaaatcagGAAATTTGGGAGCAACCTATGTACTTATTTGGGAAAGAGATTAAGGTAGGTTAGTATAagtgaaattatattaaaattctaattttagtTTCATAAAAATTGACTTCAATTTATATTAGAAAACTATAGACAATttctatatttgaaaaaaaaacaaataaaaatattttaatatttattaatattttattagaaaactatagacaatttttatatttaatttttttattacaatattgATTTAACACAATTAGTTGAAGTGTTAATagatatttttaagttttaatttttttcattaaaataaaattttaacatgttaactttatacattaaaaaaagattgcttctatattttaattttctaaatttaaaaacaaaatataattcaaattttaaaaatttaaattaaaaaatatatattagtttaaaaggttaatttactaaattaaacaaaataaattattgattgtaaattttaatagtgttttgaatataaaataataaatttgtttaaaaaattataaaaaaacgatCTTCGCTTTCTTTCACATAACTTCTAATAAATTTCggattcttttatatatatatatatatatatatatatatatatatatatatatatatatatatatatattagtttcatTAATAAATTCTGAAGTTTAGAATTAGTTCAATCACATTAAAGTATCTCGGCTACATTGTCTGCGTCAAATTCAGTTGCAAAAATATCTGGAATCATATCGAGAAAATGGGAAATATGTTGGCACTTTGGAAGAGAAAACTTCTCTTTAAAGATGTAGGTTGATCCTCATTAAGAATTCCTTCGCCACAATTCCAACATTCACTATGTCACTCTTCCATATCCTTGCGTCGTTGGTCAATAGAATGAACACAATCATTAGAAATTTCCTATTGGGTAACTCTAATTCATCTAAAATCACTAATTCGGTGAGATGGGACACACTGAAGCTTGACGTTGTTGACGATAGAGGTGCAAACGAACCGAGCTGTCTCATGAGCTTTTCGAGCCGGctctttatatatttgattcgaGTTCGAATCTATCGAATTCGAGCCGAATTCGAATATGTTCGATAATATTTCGACCCGAACTCGAACCTAAATTATTTTGTTCGATTATTCACGAGCCGCTCGCGaactttcatttaatatttatatattttttatttttatttttttcgaatCGAACTCGAATTTGAATATGTTCACATATTTCGAATCGAACTTGAATTAATATGTTCACATATTTCGAATCGAACtcgaatttaaattatttcgaGCTATGATTCGAAGTTGTTCGAATCAAGGTTCAAACAATTCGAATCGAACTCGAGTTCGAACTTTATTTCGAATCGAGCTCGAGccaaattttattgaattttcgAACTTCGAATCGAATTCGAATACCATTCATAATtttcgagctcgaactcgaatatcatttttttttgtattattcgGTTCGATTCGGTTCGTTTGCACCTCTAGTTGACGACAGTCTCGGAATTGTCAGACTCTTATTGGGATCTTTATGAGATCTCAAGTAAAAAAGAAACTAAAGTGGTAAACTGTTTTCGTCTCACatcgaattaatttttttggagaatttatttaaatagacaACTTTCCACCGAAAAGGAGGGGAGACAATATTTCATCATAGATGTTCTTACCAACGTTTTGATTGAATTAGAGACTAACGACAAACTTTCCTTGCCCAACTCTTCCGGTTTTAAAACTTAGCTACATTTATCACGCGTCTCTCTAAAAAAATTCACCACAGTTTCCTTGAAAAGAGATGTGGAAATcaaatttttcatcaaaaatcTCGTTTTTTGGTTGGGAAGTTATCAATGGAAGAGTCTCGACATCTaacaaattgaaaaagaaatgaTTTCATCTCACTAGTAGATGCAACATTTGTTTGAAAAGTTAAGAAttcattaatcatattattCTTCATTGTGACTTTGCCAAGAGCATGTGGGCTCTTATGCAGAACCTCCTTTAATTTCAATGGGATACACCAGTCGCTGACTTTTGAGTTAAATGGATTGAATTGTGTTCTAGAAACAAAATTGCGGACGACCGGAAACCAATTTCCCTCATCATGTGGTGaacaatatgaaaaaaaattgaatagttTTCGAAGGTAAAAGTTATGGATACGAgcgtttcaaataatttatgttacATGCGTTCGCCTCAATCCGAAATTGAGAGGCTTATACGGGATGCAAAATTTTCGATCTTATTGgcattttaaaattcttatgttgtttttttatttattaatttttttttataacgtTTGAACACATTTTACGTTCCTTGTTCCTTCTAATAAAGattgatatttttctaaaattaaccTTTTTGACATATAACTAATtcactaataataaaaattcaatttggtaactattatattatattcattaatgttttcaataaatcTATAATTTTCCAACACTATATTCTATCAACATGTAAAagttattgtttttattaaattttacaagttccaaaatttcttatttatttttgtaataaaatagttaagtttaaaatattatatatatatatatatatatataacaaaaaaatattttacaataaaaaattgttgctctgtggttaatttttgtaaaaacttATTGTAGattgatcattttttttcaaaaatatttaaattttatttgataattgaaTCATAAATTTCTCGTTGAAATTAGAAAAAAGTAATGCTAAttcttcataattttaaaaaaatataaaataattcataattcgGGTTACATGACAAATTGTTGTAAagcatcatttttttaaaacaaaatttgtaatGATATTCCCTAACCTATTATTATCTCTCTTaacaaatgagaaaataaaattctGTCTTCCACATGATAAAGTAGGACATTTGTGATAATCTTTCAAATTTGTCAAGGTTAAAGTTTTACAATTAGCTATCGAACAAGAAccttttttcaaatatttctggAACTATCTCATTAAGCTACAACAGCTGTGAATTATGATTAcaacaaaagaaagaacaatCACAAGGGAATATTAAACTTGCCGACATATGACTTCTATCTAATAAAATGGGttagtctttttttttatataataaatgtttaattatttaaaaagtttaatctatattgattttgacaaaataaaatttgtagtattttttttaaagataataataaaaatattttttaactaattgcTGATTTACTGGTTAATATATTTTGACTATAagctaaaaacataaattaaaaacaaacaaacagataatttaggataattgaatatatttagAGGCGGCAGTACTCACTCTTTGCAGAAGAAGATTATTGTTGAATCTTTGTAGCCAGTCCTGTGAAGCCTCGTGTTGAATTCGTGGAAGATTCCACATCAATTCGTGGAACCCAGAAAAGCATAATATCCTAACCCTAcggatcatcatcatcttcatcttctccaaTCGCCATCTCCATCGCCATCGGTATCATTCATACCTAGATTCAATcgcatacatacatacatacatacatacaagctctctctttctttaaTACGTATTGTGGGTTTCATCGCGAATTGGATACTGCAGTTAGGGTTAAAGATTTGATTTTGACTTTCATCAGAGGAAAAAGAAAACCCCCATGTGTGTGTGTtgattaataagaattaataataGCCTCTGGTGGAAGCAGTTCTGAGCTATGGGTTTTTCACTTTTCTCTCTAATCTGCTTCCTCCATTCTGCGATCGCTACCACCACCGGCATCCTGATGATGTTCTACATGTCTGATATCTACTCCCTCACCCACGGCGCTGAAGTGGCCACGAAGCTAATCGGATCAACGGGTCGGGATCAGCTTCTGATTCGGACCTCGGATTCATTCTCCGGTCTTCTACTTTTCGCAATCGGCTTACTTGTTTTCATGGTGGGGTTCGTGAAGGACAAAGAATTCCATAGCTTCTTCGCAAAAGGGTGCATACTTCTCCATGCTTCAATGGCTGTTTGGAGATTCAATTTCGAGAGGAGGGTTGAGGATCTTGCTTGGGATTGGCTAAGGCTGTTAGTTGGTGATGTCTTACTTGCTCTGTCTTGGCTTTTCTTTCTTCTGCATTCATGGAAGGATAAATATGACTAGAGGATTGATTATCAGTTTCAAGCACCAAACAAAGCAAAGTGTAGAATTCAGATTCAGATTCAGATTATTTCAAACTGTAATAGTAATAGTAGTAGTATTGCCCAGAATCTCCTTCCACAAATACTTCACTTTAATTTTCTGCATTTTTCAATACTTTCTTCAATGAGATTGTGTAAGTATGAGTTATATGTTATGGGAGGGACAGCTGATAAATCAAAAAAACTCTTTAGAATTTTCTGCTAGCTGATATTAGGAAGGGAAGGAAGTTTGTTGATTAAACCAATTGGGAAACAGCATATTTTAAGGTCATTGATTATAGGTAATATTTAGgtttttattgattattattgctCACTTAAGGAGAAGTTGAAGTACTCCTGTTCttgtttcatgtttttttatacaCTTTTTCCTTTTTCCTTCAATGGGTTTTCATATGAGCAGTATGATCTGCTTTTTTCCttcaataaaaatgaaatcttGCTTGAGAATGAATCTTCAATTGTTATTGCAATTAAATGGTCTTTTGGTTTAGAATTTGTGTAGGAAGTTAAGAACAATTTTATGtacacttattttttaattgaggAAGTTAGGATGATctctattttaacttatttagaGTGAACATAATACTTTTAGtctcttaaattttttagttgAGTTTCTCTATTAggttataataattttctctaTTAGGTTATAATAATGAATCTAATATATGTTAGAGGTAATTGTGGAGATAGattacatgtatttttttttaaaaatatttatatgtttgtacccaaataatttaaaattgaacactttttatttatttattttatcatttttaatatagacgattttttttaattattattatttttaactacataaaattttattttttattaaaaatatttcaagaaCAAGTCAAAGAAAGGACCAGCCCATCAGGGTTGGTTATATGGGCCTCAGATGCAGCGGCCAATTAAGGGTTATATGGGCCTTAGAAGCACCCACCAGTTAACCTTCTTCCACTGCAGAGAGCGGGCCTAACGGTGTCCAATAATAATTAACGTAAAGTTAAAAAGTtttaacaaaattcaaaatcgtatgtctaatttatatatatatatattgaattgtaattataaattcattttattttaagtaaaataatttagaatcataaaattaaatagtttataaggccgtaaaatttgaaaattataaatttaaaattttaagaatttttcaACTTAagagtttattaatatattttataattttaaaaaaataactcatAGTATGGGGTGTGGctagttttttataataaaaaaactaatataactttttaaaaatatttatattatatacaaaaacaatagttaAGATAATTTGTAgcattgaaatttttaaatccCTAAATAGATGGTTGATGAGATGGAAGTACTAGGACcatttaaaagtaaaaagtaaTAGTGGTGGCGATTAATGATCATCATGgaccatttaaaatttaaattaaaaaggtTGGGTGGTGATAGGATAAATATCACCCCAATtgcttttattaatattattagcaaacattattataaacataatgGTACTTTTCCTCCTGAACTTGTAGAACAAACTAATCACTTGGACAGTCAACACAATaaagattaaacaataagaTTAAGGTAAATCTactattgaatttattttattttgagttttagaAAGGCTACCAATAATATCAAAGAACAAGATGGATGTCTTGTAGGGACTTTGTATTCAGCAAGTAATCCCCATCATTACCATTCCTACCATTGTGTTGCAATTTTGATGATACAATATTACTTTGACCCATGACAATATAACCCCTATGAGTAATATCATAACGGAAATGAAGTTGTTTGTGCATACGAAGTTGtgtcaaaatatatgaaaaaagaatttattattattagatatcTTTTAACGTTTTACCGAGAAGTAAATTGAAGATTGAATTGAGTAGTGG from Impatiens glandulifera chromosome 9, dImpGla2.1, whole genome shotgun sequence includes the following:
- the LOC124915365 gene encoding uncharacterized protein LOC124915365, whose product is MGFSLFSLICFLHSAIATTTGILMMFYMSDIYSLTHGAEVATKLIGSTGRDQLLIRTSDSFSGLLLFAIGLLVFMVGFVKDKEFHSFFAKGCILLHASMAVWRFNFERRVEDLAWDWLRLLVGDVLLALSWLFFLLHSWKDKYD